A part of Alkalinema sp. FACHB-956 genomic DNA contains:
- the pgl gene encoding 6-phosphogluconolactonase — translation MGTAGRIEILPDVAGVVTRSRALIVERLQTAIAERGIATIALSGGSTPQPLYEQLATENLPWEKIHLFWGDERYVPYDHPDSNYRMVKRAWIDRVGLPSENIHPMPTQFADPASAAIQHEADLRIFFTTYFADSPPTEWPALDVILLGMGDDAHTASLFPGTAALQVRDRWITVGEKSGQPRLTFTIPLINAARSVIFMLAGANKQAALQHVFALEADDFLYPSRFIQPQGELWWIMDQAAAQGLPETMA, via the coding sequence ATGGGCACAGCAGGAAGAATTGAAATTTTGCCAGATGTGGCAGGTGTGGTTACCCGATCGCGGGCATTGATCGTAGAGCGCTTACAAACGGCGATCGCAGAGCGGGGGATCGCAACCATCGCCCTCTCCGGGGGCAGTACCCCGCAGCCGTTGTACGAACAACTGGCCACAGAAAATTTGCCATGGGAGAAGATTCATCTCTTTTGGGGAGACGAGCGCTATGTCCCCTACGACCATCCGGATAGTAACTACCGCATGGTGAAACGAGCCTGGATCGATCGGGTCGGCTTACCCTCCGAAAATATTCACCCCATGCCCACCCAGTTTGCGGATCCTGCCAGCGCCGCCATTCAGCACGAAGCTGATTTACGCATTTTCTTCACCACCTACTTTGCCGATTCACCCCCTACGGAATGGCCTGCGTTGGATGTGATTCTATTAGGCATGGGGGACGATGCCCATACGGCCTCGTTATTTCCTGGTACCGCTGCACTGCAAGTGCGCGATCGCTGGATCACCGTGGGGGAAAAATCCGGCCAACCTCGATTAACCTTCACGATTCCCTTGATTAATGCCGCCCGCAGCGTCATTTTTATGTTGGCAGGTGCAAATAAACAAGCAGCCTTGCAGCACGTCTTTGCCTTGGAAGCGGATGACTTTCTATATCCATCTCGGTTCATTCAACCCCAGGGTGAACTTTGGTGGATTATGGATCAAGCAGCGGCACAGGGGCTACCAGAGACAATGGCCTAG
- a CDS encoding FHA domain-containing protein codes for MISCPNCNHQNPAGAVQCESCFTPLPTLSSCPNCGASIQSDASFCGQCGFNLQTIAAPASTPVSAPSSTPASTPVAAAASAPPPPPLDPDAIAAAFPDLIPPDPIIIPEPIVAVPPPPVPVANAPSEASPAAPLPPVEVRPTLNLSQGRVPEGHTQLQMQTAKLLHLQTNVVIELPQGVPVVHIGKPNDRIPPDIDVSGFPNSEIVSRIHADIRVEGDVYFVEDVGSSNGTYVNNSPLPVGSRYRLRPGDRVSLGKGDKVTFLFQLT; via the coding sequence ATGATTAGCTGTCCCAACTGTAACCACCAAAATCCTGCCGGTGCTGTGCAATGTGAGTCGTGCTTTACCCCATTGCCGACCCTATCCTCCTGCCCCAACTGTGGTGCGTCGATTCAATCAGATGCCAGTTTCTGCGGTCAGTGTGGGTTTAATCTGCAAACGATCGCAGCCCCAGCTTCTACACCAGTTTCCGCCCCAAGTTCCACCCCAGCTTCTACACCAGTGGCCGCTGCCGCTTCTGCGCCACCCCCACCGCCCCTAGACCCGGATGCGATCGCCGCTGCATTTCCCGATCTCATCCCTCCGGATCCCATCATCATTCCCGAGCCGATCGTGGCGGTTCCGCCCCCACCCGTTCCCGTAGCCAATGCCCCAAGCGAGGCTTCTCCCGCAGCGCCCCTGCCGCCCGTCGAAGTGCGCCCCACCCTGAACCTGTCTCAAGGGAGAGTGCCTGAGGGCCATACTCAGCTACAAATGCAAACCGCTAAGTTGCTGCACCTACAAACCAATGTGGTGATTGAGTTACCCCAGGGGGTTCCCGTGGTTCACATTGGCAAGCCCAACGATCGCATCCCCCCCGATATTGATGTATCCGGCTTTCCCAATTCCGAAATCGTCTCTCGGATCCATGCAGATATTCGCGTGGAGGGGGATGTGTACTTTGTAGAAGACGTGGGCAGTTCCAACGGCACCTATGTCAACAACTCGCCCTTACCGGTGGGCAGCCGCTACCGCCTGCGTCCAGGTGATCGAGTCTCCCTGGGCAAGGGGGATAAAGTCACCTTTCTATTTCAGCTCACGTAA
- a CDS encoding helix-turn-helix transcriptional regulator, translating into MKNSVSASDLPPVVAQSSCNEPSSFLSSLKQPSLLLDVIEDLLNGILLLTEQGHLIYLNHYAQQIIRKLNPAESVEIVLPKEIWHVCQSLIQSRTLFPNQRWLMESEVLVDADIVLHIRVQWINLQEIDRPCLLLVLKDHQYLMRNVILEETQKYGLTAREREIWGLYRANHSYKDIANELGITLHTVKKHIKSIRAKQKKFLI; encoded by the coding sequence ATGAAAAATTCTGTGTCTGCGTCTGACTTGCCTCCTGTTGTTGCACAGTCTTCTTGCAATGAGCCATCTTCTTTTTTGTCATCGCTTAAACAACCCTCTTTATTGTTAGATGTAATTGAGGATTTGCTGAATGGAATCTTGCTATTAACAGAACAAGGTCATTTGATTTATCTCAACCACTATGCCCAACAAATTATTCGAAAACTCAATCCTGCTGAATCCGTCGAGATAGTTCTCCCCAAGGAGATTTGGCATGTTTGTCAATCGTTAATTCAAAGTCGTACTTTATTTCCCAATCAGCGTTGGCTAATGGAGTCGGAGGTCTTAGTTGATGCGGATATTGTTCTTCATATTCGTGTTCAATGGATTAACTTGCAGGAAATCGATCGTCCCTGCTTATTGCTCGTATTGAAAGACCATCAATACTTGATGCGAAATGTCATTCTTGAAGAGACACAAAAGTATGGTCTCACTGCTAGAGAACGGGAAATTTGGGGTCTTTACCGTGCCAACCATTCCTATAAGGATATCGCCAATGAGCTAGGCATTACGCTGCATACTGTTAAGAAGCACATTAAAAGTATTCGTGCTAAACAAAAAAAGTTCTTAATCTAG
- a CDS encoding VOC family protein produces the protein MHSMMFHVAFPVSNIPDTKAFYVDGLGCGLGRENRHCVILNLGGNQLVAHMTQEPLLPQKAIYPRHFGLIFSSEADWQALLDRAIAQGLRFRETAKRRFPGLPLEHMTFFLEDPFYNVLEFKYYVHPEAIFGSQDYEQIGDRDVVSGSV, from the coding sequence CTGCATTCTATGATGTTTCACGTTGCTTTCCCGGTTAGCAATATTCCCGATACTAAAGCCTTTTATGTCGATGGGTTGGGCTGTGGGTTAGGGCGGGAAAATCGCCATTGTGTGATTTTGAATCTAGGGGGAAATCAACTGGTAGCCCATATGACCCAGGAGCCTCTGTTACCCCAAAAGGCGATCTACCCCCGCCACTTTGGGTTAATTTTCTCCAGTGAAGCGGATTGGCAAGCGTTACTCGATCGCGCGATCGCCCAGGGCTTAAGGTTCCGCGAGACAGCCAAGCGGCGCTTTCCGGGACTACCGTTGGAACATATGACGTTTTTTCTAGAAGATCCGTTTTATAACGTGCTGGAATTTAAATACTACGTTCACCCAGAGGCAATTTTTGGCAGTCAGGACTACGAGCAAATTGGCGATCGGGATGTGGTATCGGGTTCAGTTTGA
- a CDS encoding TIGR00297 family protein codes for MPNFLLNPWLTGIAINFALLIPAYLSPKKLLTPEGIIHAWVLGVLLYGCLGWQGYTLMMVYFLLGSAVTRIGMAEKEAAGIAEKRSGARGPENVWGSALVATICAIAFWMLKVWNYRELMQFGQLPAWATLLPPLLLLAYTASMATKLSDTCASEIGKAYGKRTFLITTLKPVPRGTEGAVSLEGTIAGIMASLVIALVGWGLGLVPHQYPIGIAICVLAAFVATNLESVIGATLQTQFSWLTNELVNVINTLIGALVAIGLGVLLFH; via the coding sequence ATGCCGAACTTTTTACTCAACCCTTGGCTGACGGGCATCGCAATTAATTTTGCGCTGCTAATCCCCGCCTACCTCTCCCCCAAAAAGTTGCTCACCCCAGAAGGCATCATCCATGCTTGGGTTCTGGGCGTGCTGCTCTACGGTTGTTTGGGGTGGCAGGGCTATACGCTGATGATGGTGTATTTTCTGTTAGGATCCGCCGTTACCCGCATTGGCATGGCAGAAAAAGAAGCAGCGGGCATTGCGGAAAAACGATCGGGGGCTAGAGGGCCAGAAAATGTTTGGGGGTCAGCGTTAGTCGCAACGATCTGCGCGATCGCCTTTTGGATGCTGAAGGTTTGGAACTATCGCGAACTGATGCAATTCGGCCAGTTACCCGCTTGGGCGACCTTGCTGCCCCCCCTCCTGCTGCTCGCCTACACCGCAAGCATGGCCACCAAGCTGTCCGATACCTGCGCTAGTGAAATTGGCAAAGCCTACGGCAAACGCACGTTTCTGATCACCACCTTAAAACCTGTCCCTCGGGGAACCGAAGGAGCCGTCAGTCTGGAAGGCACGATCGCGGGAATTATGGCATCTTTGGTCATTGCCCTGGTGGGTTGGGGCTTAGGCTTAGTGCCCCATCAGTACCCGATCGGGATTGCCATTTGTGTCCTAGCGGCATTTGTGGCGACGAATCTGGAAAGCGTGATTGGGGCAACCTTGCAAACGCAGTTTTCTTGGTTAACGAATGAGTTGGTGAATGTGATTAATACTTTAATTGGTGCGTTAGTTGCGATCGGGCTAGGTGTGCTGCTTTTTCATTAA
- a CDS encoding FHA domain-containing protein — protein sequence MITLTLLHPVQSTPVQSWSFEHESIIRVGRSTDNQVILYSAVVSRHHVELRCTNGQWEIVSLGANGTYVDGKRIVRVPIQHGMVFRLARSGPNLQVQIVPTAKPVVTHGAGAEVRSVPPPPPPPLRPIPLPRSEYRPAQESEQSVDQFTRLVDDEGETTESLADETDAKLGEQASSQAVSDDQLFDLTTGKPVKVLQTVGLYQVLKELGRGDTGITYLAWRDGQTVILKTLNGEWLAQPEALKRFEEQSQVLRSLNHPGIPREFDFLTCDRHPYRVMEMVYGQSLADYVTQRGPLPPVEAISCILEVCDILDYLHHQPEPVVHGDIQPKHLIRRSVLRSGQSITLIDWGTVRHLGWKTDRYFSGIGYMAPDFQAHQILPLSDVYALGTTLAFLLSGTDPSQFYSHAEQGYRFYPERVSGLSAEMVNLLRQLTEPNPQDRYQSVREVAQVLRQIL from the coding sequence GTGATTACTCTGACTCTGCTGCATCCAGTGCAATCAACGCCAGTTCAAAGCTGGTCGTTCGAGCACGAGTCCATTATCCGGGTCGGTCGATCGACGGATAACCAAGTGATTCTTTATAGCGCGGTGGTTTCGCGCCACCATGTGGAACTGCGCTGTACCAATGGACAGTGGGAAATTGTCAGTTTGGGAGCCAATGGCACCTACGTTGACGGAAAGCGGATTGTCCGGGTACCGATTCAGCATGGCATGGTGTTTCGCTTGGCTCGATCGGGCCCTAATCTCCAGGTACAAATCGTTCCCACAGCTAAACCGGTTGTGACCCATGGCGCAGGAGCAGAAGTGCGGTCTGTCCCGCCACCCCCGCCACCCCCTCTGCGCCCCATACCCCTCCCCCGATCGGAGTATCGCCCTGCCCAGGAGAGCGAACAGAGTGTGGATCAATTTACTCGACTTGTGGATGACGAAGGAGAAACGACGGAATCCCTCGCAGACGAGACGGATGCAAAATTGGGGGAACAGGCTAGCAGTCAGGCGGTGAGTGATGATCAACTCTTTGACCTCACCACTGGCAAACCTGTCAAAGTCTTACAAACCGTCGGCCTGTATCAAGTACTCAAGGAACTAGGCCGAGGGGATACGGGGATTACCTACCTAGCTTGGCGCGATGGCCAAACGGTGATTCTGAAAACCCTCAATGGAGAATGGCTAGCTCAGCCAGAAGCCCTCAAACGGTTTGAGGAACAGTCCCAAGTCCTACGATCGCTGAATCATCCTGGCATCCCGCGAGAATTTGACTTTTTAACCTGCGATCGCCACCCCTATCGTGTGATGGAGATGGTCTATGGCCAATCCCTGGCGGATTATGTGACCCAGCGGGGGCCATTGCCTCCGGTCGAGGCCATCTCCTGCATTTTGGAGGTCTGCGATATATTAGACTACTTGCACCATCAACCGGAACCCGTGGTGCATGGTGATATTCAGCCGAAGCATTTAATCCGCCGATCGGTGTTGAGATCGGGGCAATCCATCACGTTGATTGACTGGGGAACGGTGCGGCATTTGGGCTGGAAGACTGATCGTTATTTTAGTGGCATCGGCTACATGGCTCCCGATTTTCAAGCGCATCAGATTTTGCCGTTGAGTGATGTGTATGCGTTGGGAACGACCTTAGCCTTTCTGTTATCTGGAACCGATCCCAGTCAGTTCTATAGCCATGCAGAACAAGGTTATCGCTTCTATCCTGAACGTGTGTCAGGACTCAGTGCGGAGATGGTCAATTTGCTGCGTCAGTTAACTGAGCCGAATCCTCAAGATCGCTATCAGTCCGTTCGTGAAGTCGCTCAAGTGCTGCGGCAAATTCTCTAG
- a CDS encoding triacylglycerol lipase — translation MSLAKLVCNGCAIAGNNGKIEGSIKSYKARLPLRKTSFPLETRSPMVSSASDQPSTDPKTLSTGRNPVVLVHGMWDTCSVFGKMTTNLQKQGWTVYSLDLIPCNGDASLEELAQQLQTFVAANLPADRPFDLVGFSMGGIVSRYYLQRLGGLARVQRFVTIASPHQGTLIAYGSLRPGAIQMRPNSVFLKSLNETLQRLAHLNFTSIWTPFDAMIVPAHSSVLSIAQNVSIPVLVHAWMVSDDRVISAVCQALQEDLRSPQAHPQTEPDTTSRSPICS, via the coding sequence ATGTCGCTTGCAAAACTGGTCTGCAACGGCTGCGCGATCGCTGGCAACAACGGGAAAATTGAAGGAAGTATTAAAAGTTACAAAGCAAGACTTCCTTTGCGCAAGACTTCCTTTCCGCTGGAGACCCGATCGCCCATGGTATCCTCTGCTTCTGATCAACCCTCAACCGATCCCAAGACCCTCTCCACAGGCCGTAACCCTGTTGTCTTAGTCCATGGCATGTGGGATACCTGTAGCGTCTTTGGCAAAATGACCACCAACCTTCAAAAACAGGGCTGGACGGTTTACAGTTTGGATTTAATTCCTTGTAATGGCGATGCTTCCCTGGAAGAGCTGGCGCAACAGTTGCAGACCTTTGTAGCCGCAAACCTTCCTGCCGATCGCCCCTTCGATCTCGTCGGTTTCAGCATGGGTGGCATTGTGAGTCGCTACTATCTGCAACGGCTAGGCGGATTGGCACGGGTCCAACGGTTTGTGACGATCGCCTCCCCCCATCAAGGTACCTTAATCGCCTATGGCAGCCTGCGACCGGGAGCGATCCAAATGCGACCTAACAGTGTCTTTCTCAAGAGCTTAAATGAAACTCTTCAGCGATTGGCGCATTTGAATTTCACCTCCATCTGGACACCCTTCGATGCCATGATTGTGCCAGCTCACAGTTCCGTCCTATCGATCGCCCAGAATGTTTCGATCCCGGTGCTGGTTCATGCTTGGATGGTAAGTGACGATCGGGTGATCTCTGCTGTTTGCCAAGCGTTGCAGGAAGACCTTCGATCACCACAAGCTCATCCTCAAACTGAACCCGATACCACATCCCGATCGCCAATTTGCTCGTAG
- a CDS encoding sugar transferase — translation MLYRGMANLPDRTSIDLKGPQDLRAPTKQLPQPLRYWRWVKVLTWLLGDVVSLAISWGIAVFLNQFYSPLPPQLDWGLWLGLPGLFWAFAGITLGVFAWGGLYQATARAKDYVRSGQLVSLVYLLSLVSQYFYDPKLAPPRSLVMTAWMSSIVLVVSFRLLSSLILQALERLQAPTKVFLIAPAARLPKLARVLQRQPRYRIVGAALSSMATSQAITRSILASGTQEVLAESLPQTELASQLYWQLRRSGIVLRLLPSSVETLHRRGVPEIFAGVPTLRLEPPLLTGWDYRVKRGVDMVGASLGLILLLPLFVGVAIALKLDSPGSIFFRQERIGLHGHPFRIWKFRTMYRNAAQLQAALEAQNQSQDGIMFKLKEDPRVTPIGRFLRRTSLDELPQLFNVLLGQMSLVGPRPLPLRDVERFDEWHHIRHQVLPGMTGLWQISGRSDIDEFSDAARLDLYYIDHWSLNLDLEILLQTIKIVLFGKGAY, via the coding sequence ATGCTGTATCGCGGCATGGCGAATCTACCCGATCGCACATCGATCGACCTCAAAGGCCCGCAAGACCTGCGTGCGCCCACGAAGCAACTGCCCCAACCCCTCCGTTACTGGCGCTGGGTTAAGGTCTTGACGTGGTTACTCGGAGATGTGGTGTCGCTGGCGATTTCCTGGGGGATTGCCGTTTTTCTCAACCAGTTTTATTCTCCCTTGCCGCCGCAATTGGATTGGGGGCTGTGGCTGGGCTTGCCGGGGCTGTTCTGGGCGTTCGCGGGCATTACCTTGGGCGTTTTTGCCTGGGGCGGACTGTACCAAGCGACAGCACGGGCAAAGGACTATGTGCGATCGGGCCAATTGGTCAGCCTGGTTTATCTCCTCTCCCTAGTCAGCCAGTATTTCTATGATCCCAAACTCGCGCCGCCCCGATCGTTGGTGATGACTGCCTGGATGAGTAGCATTGTGCTGGTGGTGAGTTTTCGGCTGCTATCCAGCTTGATTTTGCAGGCTCTGGAACGGTTACAAGCACCGACGAAGGTCTTTTTAATTGCCCCAGCGGCGCGGTTGCCCAAATTAGCCCGCGTCCTACAACGACAACCGCGCTATCGCATTGTGGGGGCGGCCTTATCCTCCATGGCCACCAGTCAGGCCATTACCCGATCGATCTTGGCCTCCGGCACCCAGGAAGTGCTAGCGGAAAGTTTGCCACAAACGGAATTGGCCTCGCAGCTTTACTGGCAGTTGCGGCGATCGGGGATTGTGCTGCGGCTGTTGCCCTCCAGTGTGGAAACGTTGCACCGTCGTGGCGTTCCCGAAATTTTTGCTGGAGTGCCCACCCTGCGTCTAGAACCGCCTTTGCTAACGGGCTGGGACTATCGGGTCAAGCGCGGGGTGGATATGGTGGGCGCATCCCTCGGTCTCATCTTGCTGTTGCCGTTATTTGTTGGAGTTGCGATCGCGCTGAAACTCGACTCCCCCGGCAGTATCTTCTTTCGCCAGGAACGCATTGGTCTCCATGGCCACCCCTTCCGGATTTGGAAATTCCGCACGATGTATCGCAATGCCGCCCAACTGCAAGCGGCGTTGGAAGCCCAGAATCAGAGCCAAGATGGCATCATGTTCAAACTGAAGGAGGATCCCCGCGTCACGCCGATCGGTCGATTTTTGCGTCGCACCAGTTTGGATGAATTGCCGCAGTTATTTAACGTGTTGCTGGGTCAGATGAGCTTGGTTGGCCCCCGTCCGCTTCCCTTGCGAGATGTGGAACGGTTTGATGAATGGCACCATATCCGCCACCAAGTGCTGCCGGGAATGACGGGCCTGTGGCAGATTTCTGGCCGATCGGACATTGATGAGTTTAGTGACGCGGCTCGCCTCGATTTGTATTACATCGATCACTGGTCACTCAATTTAGATCTAGAAATTTTGCTCCAAACCATCAAAATTGTGCTTTTTGGAAAAGGCGCATACTAG
- the xth gene encoding exodeoxyribonuclease III: MKIATWNVNSIRTRLAHATQWLETSGVDLLCVQETKVVDESFPHAPFQEMGYQTYIYGQKSYNGVALIAKSPIEDVRLGFSGVLSADLVGDLDDQKRVISAVINGVRVVNLYVPNGSAIGSEKYEYKLRWLKLLKQYLETLLQTDSDLLVCGDFNIALEDIDIHDPKKRETHIMSSDVEREALQSVLSIGLQDVFRKFTSEGGHFSWWDYRAASFRRNAGWRIDHHYATAALYDRAIRCTIDKAPRQLEQPSDHTPVIVEF, from the coding sequence ATGAAAATTGCCACTTGGAATGTGAATTCAATTCGCACTCGCCTTGCCCATGCAACGCAGTGGTTAGAAACCAGCGGAGTCGATCTCCTCTGTGTGCAGGAAACCAAAGTGGTGGATGAATCCTTTCCCCATGCACCGTTCCAGGAGATGGGTTATCAGACTTACATCTACGGTCAGAAAAGTTATAACGGCGTTGCGCTGATTGCCAAATCTCCGATCGAAGATGTGCGTTTGGGATTCTCTGGCGTGTTATCGGCGGATCTGGTGGGCGATTTAGATGATCAAAAACGGGTGATTAGTGCAGTCATCAACGGTGTGCGTGTGGTGAATCTCTATGTGCCCAATGGATCGGCGATCGGTAGTGAGAAATATGAGTACAAGTTACGTTGGCTAAAACTGCTGAAACAGTATTTAGAAACCTTGTTACAAACTGATTCCGATCTGTTAGTCTGCGGTGATTTCAATATTGCGTTAGAAGATATTGATATTCACGATCCTAAAAAGCGTGAGACTCATATTATGTCCTCAGATGTGGAACGGGAAGCCTTGCAATCAGTGTTATCGATCGGCCTTCAGGATGTGTTCCGCAAATTCACCTCGGAAGGCGGGCATTTCAGTTGGTGGGACTACCGGGCTGCTTCGTTCCGGCGGAATGCAGGTTGGCGGATCGATCACCACTACGCTACGGCGGCTTTATACGATCGGGCAATTCGTTGCACGATCGACAAAGCCCCCCGTCAGTTAGAACAACCGAGCGATCACACTCCGGTGATTGTAGAGTTTTAG
- a CDS encoding O-antigen ligase family protein has product MPESPMPDSSMPDSSAPDSAAAQTSASRPLLALLTAALYALFTLLPDSSTVVVSWPWVFIWQVALLCPVLWLLGQGLQTRRWLPLGQGWDGIAIAAIVTIVLSSITAVFPTQARWYGAAALCLIATLYALNHWLTTTHRRIQLLQWQGYLSLGFIATSLGLWASQTWLPTLQRLQALQQTTGVSLPFNLSVLENRNWAPIGHQNYVAGYLLLAIPLLIGLGLENKGMRKWLWWGGAGLGFLDLYTTASRSALLTVVVVLVALGAVHLTSQIQIRQKVQAPEQGPDPQLSDRVYDLGRDHALDRLPKTALPKQYVLAGLGIVGLMLALVVSTGRLQGIFRALQGGYVPGEFGYRLITLVTGWKMGLSRPITGQGLGSVPLLYQQYRPDWAGQEAEWAFQLHSTPAQLWAELGLPGLGLGVATIGLLGFQWWRDRDRHSPLIYCLFASLFAYALQSLSDYQLDNLCISGMIVVILSVIISSCRNGSSELFAEDQENEFSDVRSQGRSRISTIIPIGAISALLLVIVSLWPIYQGWLLSSQGFNALQQVETSKIPEEKQAFFDRFVQSLTDATKVAPWEPYYAYQLAWNLGDVGLKTSNPQLLEQAIGTFRNANQMTASQEFGHTNLGWLLLNREPKAAAQEFAQAAKLLPAKRGVLYGLGLSLLYDNQLDRAIEAIALEVIRDPNFMASPLWRDAKQKPLFDQVLKRSEGILTDFLSQAQNEILIQSLRFYRSRVRWWMGNLTGAKEDAQASNYKPLQAAIDLANNQALSDTLKAELSPTLSATIAAWTQPNQRPEQLTAAWVNSISDAPPPGMMEQLQASMERSASFDQWIKLNAPANPARRSRVGFGVLSRHIDGPLPSDFLTVSDNVGTTVLMPDVFPRIFYDPQLDTLLEPLQTKLVEAVSPKSRDR; this is encoded by the coding sequence ATGCCCGAATCCCCCATGCCCGATTCCTCTATGCCCGATTCATCTGCCCCCGATTCTGCTGCGGCCCAAACGTCTGCTTCCCGTCCGCTCTTGGCACTCTTGACCGCAGCACTCTACGCACTGTTCACGCTGCTCCCGGATAGCAGTACGGTGGTGGTGTCTTGGCCGTGGGTGTTTATTTGGCAGGTGGCGTTGCTCTGTCCGGTGCTGTGGCTGCTGGGGCAAGGGTTGCAAACTCGACGCTGGCTTCCCCTAGGGCAGGGGTGGGATGGGATCGCGATCGCCGCGATCGTCACGATCGTCCTGTCATCCATCACCGCAGTGTTTCCTACCCAAGCGCGCTGGTATGGAGCCGCAGCCCTGTGTTTAATTGCGACGCTCTACGCCCTGAATCACTGGCTGACAACCACACACCGAAGGATACAGCTACTGCAATGGCAAGGCTATTTGAGTTTGGGGTTTATTGCCACGAGTTTGGGGTTATGGGCTAGCCAAACCTGGTTGCCTACGTTACAACGGCTGCAAGCGCTCCAGCAAACGACAGGCGTTTCACTGCCGTTCAATTTATCGGTGTTGGAAAATCGGAATTGGGCTCCGATCGGCCATCAGAATTATGTTGCGGGTTATTTACTCCTAGCGATTCCGTTACTGATTGGGCTGGGGCTAGAAAATAAGGGCATGCGCAAATGGCTCTGGTGGGGTGGTGCAGGATTAGGTTTCCTGGATCTCTATACAACGGCATCCCGGAGTGCGTTACTCACGGTGGTTGTCGTTCTTGTTGCCTTGGGGGCTGTGCACCTAACTAGTCAAATACAAATTCGCCAAAAGGTTCAAGCGCCGGAGCAAGGGCCAGACCCTCAACTCTCCGATCGCGTATACGATCTCGGAAGGGATCACGCCCTCGATCGTCTGCCCAAAACCGCATTACCCAAGCAATATGTACTCGCTGGGCTGGGCATTGTTGGCTTAATGCTGGCACTAGTGGTCAGCACCGGTCGTCTCCAGGGAATTTTTCGCGCCCTTCAGGGGGGCTATGTCCCCGGAGAATTTGGCTATCGGCTGATTACCCTGGTGACGGGCTGGAAGATGGGGCTAAGCCGTCCCATCACCGGACAAGGGTTGGGATCGGTGCCATTGCTCTACCAACAATACCGACCGGATTGGGCTGGACAGGAAGCAGAATGGGCTTTTCAGCTGCATAGTACCCCAGCGCAGCTTTGGGCAGAATTGGGTTTGCCGGGACTGGGGTTGGGGGTTGCCACGATCGGACTATTGGGCTTCCAATGGTGGCGCGATCGCGATCGGCATTCTCCCTTGATCTATTGCCTATTCGCAAGTCTGTTTGCCTATGCATTACAAAGTCTGAGTGATTACCAATTGGATAACCTCTGTATCAGCGGCATGATTGTGGTGATTCTCTCAGTCATTATTAGTAGTTGCCGCAATGGTTCCAGTGAATTATTTGCAGAGGATCAAGAGAATGAATTTTCAGACGTTCGATCGCAGGGTCGTTCTAGAATTTCTACAATCATTCCGATCGGAGCTATTAGCGCATTACTACTTGTGATTGTATCCCTCTGGCCGATTTACCAGGGTTGGTTATTGTCCAGCCAGGGATTCAATGCCCTACAGCAGGTGGAAACTAGCAAAATCCCGGAAGAGAAACAGGCATTTTTCGATCGTTTTGTGCAGTCCCTTACCGATGCCACCAAAGTTGCGCCGTGGGAACCTTACTATGCCTACCAATTGGCTTGGAATCTGGGGGATGTGGGCCTAAAAACCTCCAATCCGCAGTTATTGGAACAGGCGATCGGCACGTTCCGCAACGCCAATCAAATGACGGCCTCCCAGGAATTTGGCCATACGAATCTGGGCTGGCTGTTACTCAATCGCGAACCCAAAGCAGCTGCCCAGGAATTTGCCCAAGCGGCGAAGCTGCTGCCTGCGAAGCGCGGTGTGCTCTATGGCTTAGGCTTGAGTTTGCTCTACGACAATCAACTGGATCGTGCGATCGAAGCGATCGCCCTGGAAGTCATCCGTGACCCCAACTTTATGGCCAGTCCCCTCTGGCGCGATGCTAAACAAAAACCCTTATTTGACCAAGTGCTGAAACGATCGGAGGGCATTCTGACTGATTTCTTGAGTCAAGCACAAAATGAAATACTGATTCAATCACTACGGTTCTATCGCAGTCGAGTGCGCTGGTGGATGGGTAATTTAACCGGAGCGAAGGAAGACGCTCAAGCCAGCAACTACAAACCATTACAAGCGGCGATCGACCTTGCTAACAATCAGGCCCTCAGTGATACCTTGAAAGCAGAACTGTCACCCACCTTATCCGCGACGATCGCAGCTTGGACACAACCGAACCAACGCCCTGAGCAACTCACTGCCGCCTGGGTCAATAGCATCTCAGATGCGCCACCACCAGGCATGATGGAGCAATTGCAAGCCTCTATGGAACGATCGGCCTCCTTTGACCAATGGATTAAGCTCAATGCTCCAGCCAATCCAGCCCGTCGATCGCGGGTCGGGTTTGGTGTGCTCAGTCGTCATATTGACGGCCCCCTGCCCAGCGATTTTCTCACCGTATCAGATAACGTCGGTACTACGGTATTAATGCCCGATGTCTTTCCGCGTATATTTTACGATCCACAACTGGATACCCTGCTAGAGCCCTTGCAAACAAAGCTGGTCGAAGCCGTCTCTCCCAAGTCCCGCGATCGCTAG